The proteins below come from a single Rosa rugosa chromosome 2, drRosRugo1.1, whole genome shotgun sequence genomic window:
- the LOC133728824 gene encoding cationic amino acid transporter 5, whose amino-acid sequence MSSEGEIGEEVQPRTYWRWSKQDFLPEESFQNWSAYRTALSQTRHRFKDRLISRSNDENETRELPKQSENNMKRCLTWWDLIWFGFGSVIGAGIFVLTGQETHDHAGPAIVLSYVASGISAMLSVFCYTEFSVEIPAAGGSFAYLRIELGDFVAFITAGNILLEGVVGSAAVARAWTSYFTSLLNRPSNSLRFHTNLTEGYNLLDPIAVVVLAVAATITMISTRKTSYLNWIASAVNNVVILFVLIAGFSQANLSNMKPFMPFGPKGVFQAAAIVYFAYGGFDSIATMAEETKNPSRDIPIGLLGSMSIITVVYCLMALSLPMMQKYTDIDPNAAYSIAFQSVGMTWAKYLVALGALKGMTTVLLVGTLGQARYITHIARAHMIPPWFALVHPKTGTPINATLLIVASSSWIAFFSSLDVLASLLSVSTLFIFTLMAVALLVRRYYVTDVTPRPHLLKLVVYLVIIISSSIGTSTYWGLNPNGWIGYVVTVPLWFFATLAMSVFLPQQRSPKVWGVPLVPWLPSLSIATNIFLMGSLGSSAFERFGICTVVMLIYYAFFGLHATYDMAHKKGMPESPESLKVINSNTREEAEP is encoded by the coding sequence ATGAGTTCCGAGGGAGAAATTGGTGAAGAAGTCCAGCCAAGAACCTACTGGAGATGGAGCAAACAAGATTTCCTGCCAGAAGAGTCCTTTCAAAATTGGAGCGCATATCGAACTGCCTTGTCACAGACGCGCCACAGGTTCAAGGACCGACTCATAAGCAGATCAAATGATGAAAATGAGACTAGGGAGCTCCCGAAACAAAGTGAGAATAACATGAAACGTTGCCTCACATGGTGGGATCTCATCTGGTTTGGTTTCGGTTCAGTAATTGGTGCAGGCATCTTTGTGCTTACTGGGCAAGAAACACATGACCATGCTGGACCAGCTATTGTCTTGTCCTATGTTGCTTCAGGTATCTCGGCGATGCTCTCTGTCTTCTGCTACACTGAATTTTCAGTCGAAATACCAGCGGCTGGTGGATCTTTTGCTTACCTCCGGATTGAGTTAGGAGACTTTGTAGCATTCATAACAGCAGGAAATATACTTCTTGAGGGTGTTGTAGGAAGTGCAGCAGTTGCCAGAGCATGGACTTCTTACTTCACATCGCTCTTGAATCGTCCCTCCAACTCATTACGCTTCCACACAAATCTCACTGAGGGCTACAATCTCCTGGACCCAATAGCTGTTGTTGTTCTGGCTGTAGCTGctacaattacaatgatcagcACAAGGAAAACCTCTTACTTGAATTGGATAGCATCCGCAGTCAATAATGTTGTAATATTGTTTGTATTGATTGCAGGGTTTTCCCAAGCTAATCTCTCAAATATGAAACCTTTTATGCCTTTTGGGCCTAAAGGGGTCTTTCAAGCAGCTGCAATTGTTTACTTTGCTTACGGAGGATTTGACAGCATTGCCACCATGGCTGAAGAAACCAAAAATCCATCCAGAGACATACCGATTGGATTGCTTGGATCAATGTCAATCATAACTGTTGTATATTGTTTAATGGCACTTTCACTGCCTATGATGCAGAAATACACAGACATAGACCCAAATGCAGCTTACTCTATCGCATTTCAAAGTGTGGGCATGACATGGGCCAAGTACCTGGTAGCTCTTGGTGCTCTCAAGGGAATGACCACTGTTCTTCTGGTGGGAACACTTGGACAGGCTCGGTATATCACTCACATAGCACGAGCCCACATGATTCCACCATGGTTTGCTCTTGTCCATCCAAAGACAGGAACCCCCATAAATGCTACACTCTTGATAGTTGCTTCAAGTTCCTGGATTGCTTTCTTTTCAAGCTTGGACGTCTTGGCAAGCCTGTTATCGGTGAGCACACTCTTTATCTTCACGTTGATGGCTGTTGCACTTCTAGTGAGGAGATACTACGTGACCGATGTCACCCCAAGACCACATCTCTTGAAGCTAGTTGTTTACTTGGTGATCATTATTTCTTCCTCAATAGGGACTTCAACTTACTGGGGATTGAATCCCAATGGTTGGATTGGTTATGTTGTGACAGTTCCTCTTTGGTTCTTTGCAACTTTGGCAATGTCAGTGTTTCTACCTCAACAGAGGTCACCAAAAGTCTGGGGGGTTCCACTGGTTCCTTGGTTGCCATCCTTGTCAATTGCCACAAATATTTTTCTCATGGGATCTTTGGGTTCTTCTGCTTTTGAAAGATTTGGAATATGCACTGTTGTGATGCTTATATACTATGCTTTCTTTGGCCTTCATGCAACCTATGATATGGCCCATAAGAAAGGTATGCCAGAATCGCCAGAATCGCTGAAAGTTATCAATAGCAATACTAGAGAGGAGGCAGAACCTTGA